One Dokdonia sp. Dokd-P16 genomic window carries:
- a CDS encoding AAA family ATPase, which produces MPKRILLIGGPSTGKTTLLNHLEQLGYPCLEEISRQVISQAQKEGIDQLFLEKPLLFSELLRDARIQQHKEVDTYITDTVFIDRGIPDTVAYMDFIGQEYPEAFVQACKTYTYDIVFILPTWEKIHKVDQERYETFEQAQKIEKHLVKTYQNYGYTPIVVPMSPVEDRAAFILKTLALE; this is translated from the coding sequence ATGCCAAAACGTATACTTCTCATAGGAGGGCCATCTACCGGGAAAACAACATTACTTAACCACCTAGAACAACTAGGGTATCCCTGCCTTGAGGAAATCTCAAGACAAGTAATAAGTCAAGCTCAAAAGGAAGGTATAGACCAGTTATTTCTAGAGAAACCATTATTGTTTTCTGAGCTTCTTAGAGATGCTCGCATACAACAACATAAGGAAGTGGACACATACATCACAGACACTGTTTTTATAGATCGAGGGATTCCTGACACTGTGGCATATATGGACTTTATAGGACAAGAATATCCTGAGGCTTTTGTTCAGGCTTGCAAGACGTATACTTATGATATCGTATTCATCTTACCTACTTGGGAGAAAATACACAAGGTAGATCAAGAACGCTATGAGACTTTTGAACAAGCTCAAAAAATTGAAAAACACCTTGTAAAAACGTACCAAAACTATGGGTACACCCCTATTGTAGTACCTATGTCTCCAGTAGAGGATAGAGCGGCTTTTATATTAAAAACGCTAGCTCTTGAGTAA
- a CDS encoding ATP-dependent DNA helicase RecQ, which produces MSNQAQDILQQYWGHSTFRPQQAEIIKNVLAGSDSIALLPTGGGKSLCYQLPALLLDGITIVVSPLIALMKDQVMTLQEKGIKALSITSGISFSELDTLLDNCIYGNYKLLYLSPERLQQELVRERIKLMNVSLIAVDEAHCISQWGHDFRPAYREISKLRALKPTVPFIALTATATPKVLKDITEQLELQDPQLFKTSYHRPNLTYNVVQATDKFYQLETILANTKASAIVYVRNRKATLNTAHFLKGRGISATSYHGGMSRDERHKQYLAWRNNKVQVMVGTSAFGMGIDKADVATVVHLEIPDSIENYFQESGRAGRAGQESQAVLLYNENDEVRLENQFIKVIPQVADVKKIYKHLNNYFQISYGEGQETLHRFNFSEFCATYKLHTILTFNALQTLDRNSVISLSQEFTKRATINFKVNDFALSYYLIRNNQLDDVVKAVLRTYGAVFEQVTNINYSIVATKASKTIEQVHQVLLTLEKDDIIDYEHQNYDTAITFLVPRDDDRTINVIAPYINAQATYKKNQVDAIKTYLATDTVCRAIQLMQYFDETLTTPCGKCDVCTNATHQVSRTAIHSAIIDILREGPKTSREISQLDYPQQTIINTIRLLLDQKKIAILANNTYTLL; this is translated from the coding sequence TTGAGTAATCAAGCGCAAGACATATTACAACAATACTGGGGTCACTCCACCTTTAGACCACAACAAGCAGAAATTATAAAGAATGTGCTTGCTGGGAGTGATAGTATTGCACTATTACCCACAGGTGGCGGAAAGTCTCTATGCTATCAATTACCTGCGTTATTACTGGACGGTATTACGATAGTGGTATCACCACTTATCGCTTTAATGAAAGACCAAGTAATGACTTTGCAAGAAAAAGGTATCAAAGCGCTCTCTATCACAAGCGGAATTTCCTTTAGCGAGCTAGACACGCTACTCGATAATTGCATTTATGGCAACTACAAGCTTTTATATCTCTCACCAGAGCGATTACAACAAGAGCTTGTAAGAGAACGTATTAAACTTATGAATGTCTCTCTCATCGCTGTAGATGAGGCTCATTGTATTTCTCAATGGGGACATGACTTTAGACCCGCATATAGAGAAATCTCAAAATTACGTGCTCTCAAGCCTACCGTACCATTTATAGCGCTTACTGCTACAGCAACACCTAAGGTATTAAAGGATATCACAGAGCAGCTAGAATTACAAGATCCGCAGTTATTTAAAACTTCTTATCACCGCCCTAATCTCACATATAATGTAGTGCAAGCTACAGACAAGTTTTACCAGCTAGAAACTATCCTCGCAAATACAAAGGCTAGTGCTATTGTATATGTGCGTAATAGAAAGGCTACACTTAATACTGCTCACTTTTTAAAAGGCAGAGGCATCTCTGCCACCTCTTACCACGGAGGTATGTCTCGTGATGAACGTCACAAACAATACCTCGCATGGCGTAATAATAAAGTGCAGGTCATGGTAGGCACAAGTGCCTTTGGGATGGGAATTGATAAGGCAGACGTAGCTACTGTAGTGCATTTAGAAATCCCTGATAGTATAGAAAATTACTTTCAAGAGTCTGGAAGAGCTGGAAGAGCTGGACAAGAATCACAAGCTGTACTCCTTTATAATGAAAATGACGAGGTGCGATTAGAAAATCAGTTTATAAAAGTGATTCCTCAGGTAGCAGATGTGAAAAAAATATACAAGCACCTCAACAACTACTTTCAGATCTCTTATGGTGAGGGCCAAGAGACACTGCATCGATTTAACTTCAGTGAATTTTGTGCAACTTACAAACTTCATACGATTCTTACATTTAATGCGCTTCAAACACTAGATCGTAATAGCGTGATAAGCTTATCTCAAGAATTTACAAAGCGCGCAACAATCAACTTTAAAGTAAATGACTTTGCGCTTTCTTACTATTTGATTCGCAATAATCAGCTGGATGATGTGGTTAAGGCTGTTCTTAGAACGTATGGAGCCGTTTTTGAACAAGTCACAAATATCAACTATAGCATTGTAGCTACAAAAGCTAGTAAAACTATAGAACAGGTACACCAAGTCCTACTTACTCTTGAGAAAGATGACATCATAGATTACGAGCATCAAAATTATGATACCGCAATTACCTTCCTTGTGCCTAGAGATGATGATAGAACTATAAACGTCATTGCTCCATATATAAATGCACAAGCTACGTATAAGAAAAACCAAGTAGATGCTATAAAAACATATCTCGCTACAGATACCGTTTGCAGGGCAATCCAACTTATGCAGTACTTTGATGAGACATTAACCACACCCTGTGGAAAGTGTGATGTATGTACAAATGCAACACACCAAGTTTCAAGAACTGCTATACACAGTGCTATTATTGATATTTTAAGAGAAGGTCCAAAAACTTCTCGCGAAATATCACAACTAGACTACCCACAACAAACCATAATTAATACGATTCGACTACTTTTGGATCAGAAAAAGATAGCCATCTTGGCAAATAACACCTACACCTTATTATGA